Proteins from a genomic interval of Sulfitobacter sp. D7:
- a CDS encoding metallophosphoesterase — translation MLSNWIKGLFAPKRPFPPLAPDAPFVALGDIHGRADLLARALDSIKDTQIVCVGDYVDRGDESAEVLRLLHARPDVVCLSGNHEEMMLNFLDHPQKHGPRWLRYGGLQTLASFGVAGASEATTGAALDAIAEQLQNAMGAELVLWLRNRPIFWQSGNVAVVHAAADPASPINLQTAETLHWGHADFETTQRQDDIWVLHGHTIVDAPFADCGRVSIDTGAYATGRLTAAWVSAHNVTFKTV, via the coding sequence ATGCTTAGCAATTGGATCAAGGGGCTATTCGCACCAAAAAGACCATTTCCGCCCCTCGCACCAGACGCACCTTTTGTTGCACTCGGCGACATACACGGTCGGGCGGATCTGCTTGCACGCGCCCTCGACAGTATCAAAGATACCCAGATTGTTTGCGTCGGTGACTACGTTGATCGCGGAGATGAAAGCGCCGAGGTATTGCGTCTGCTGCACGCCCGGCCCGATGTGGTCTGCCTTTCGGGCAACCACGAAGAGATGATGCTTAATTTTCTGGATCATCCGCAAAAACATGGACCCCGCTGGCTGCGCTATGGAGGTCTTCAGACATTGGCAAGCTTTGGCGTTGCAGGCGCGAGCGAAGCAACAACCGGGGCCGCGCTAGATGCTATCGCTGAACAGCTCCAGAATGCGATGGGTGCAGAGCTCGTCCTGTGGCTCCGCAACCGCCCAATTTTTTGGCAGTCAGGAAACGTCGCGGTTGTCCATGCGGCGGCAGACCCGGCCAGTCCAATCAATTTGCAGACCGCTGAAACCCTGCATTGGGGGCATGCCGATTTCGAAACCACCCAGCGGCAAGACGATATTTGGGTGCTCCATGGTCACACAATCGTCGATGCCCCGTTTGCCGATTGTGGACGCGTGTCTATCGACACTGGCGCCTATGCCACAGGGCGGTTAACGGCCGCGTGGGTCTCAGCGCATAACGTGACTTTCAAAACGGTCTGA
- a CDS encoding alpha/beta fold hydrolase, which yields MSIEPITGRYITVEVEGAARRIYFEEAGQGRPVLCLHTAGADTRQWRHLLNDAELTAANRLIAFDMPWHGKSLPPEGFETEEYLLTTEAYIETILALIDGLGLDRPVLAGCSMGGRIALQLAALHQEKFSGFIAIEASDFQPAWYDIDWFHRPDAHGGEMGAALVSANISPYAPPAERANTLWMFMQSGPGVFRGDLSFYTKDDSLIERLPLIDTNRTPVHIIVGAYDLTCTPEDAARTAKAIPGATLSVMDELGHFPMSEHPEGFRPFFAEALDKVASLEAAVA from the coding sequence ATGAGCATCGAACCGATCACTGGCCGTTACATCACCGTCGAGGTCGAAGGTGCCGCCCGACGCATCTATTTCGAAGAGGCCGGGCAGGGCCGCCCAGTTCTCTGCCTGCACACCGCCGGTGCCGATACGCGGCAATGGCGTCATTTGCTCAACGATGCAGAGCTTACCGCTGCAAACCGATTGATCGCCTTCGATATGCCTTGGCATGGTAAATCTTTGCCGCCGGAAGGGTTCGAGACCGAGGAGTATCTACTCACCACTGAAGCATATATCGAAACGATCTTGGCATTGATCGATGGGCTGGGGCTGGACCGTCCTGTCCTCGCGGGCTGTTCGATGGGGGGACGTATCGCGCTGCAGCTTGCGGCTTTGCATCAGGAAAAGTTCAGCGGTTTCATCGCCATCGAAGCCTCAGATTTCCAGCCTGCGTGGTACGACATTGACTGGTTCCACCGTCCCGACGCCCATGGCGGAGAGATGGGCGCCGCATTAGTCTCGGCCAATATCTCCCCCTATGCGCCACCGGCGGAGCGGGCGAATACGCTTTGGATGTTCATGCAAAGTGGTCCCGGCGTGTTTCGGGGCGATCTGAGTTTTTACACCAAGGACGACAGTCTTATTGAGCGGTTGCCCCTGATAGATACAAACCGCACGCCGGTACATATAATCGTCGGAGCCTATGACCTGACCTGCACCCCAGAGGATGCCGCGCGAACTGCAAAGGCGATCCCGGGCGCGACTCTGTCCGTCATGGATGAACTTGGGCATTTCCCGATGAGCGAGCACCCGGAAGGGTTCCGTCCTTTCTTTGCTGAGGCCTTAGATAAGGTTGCCAGTTTAGAGGCTGCGGTGGCCTAA
- a CDS encoding polysaccharide biosynthesis/export family protein — translation MKKVILLVALTALAGCGSVYRSSSVSPGVSDGTNVRVVALSAETVVQANRSSYQPKTLPAVFSMTAGGGTLGRGAGALPQPTFDLETRPGTLALRVPPAANPGAYQIGIGDVVLLSTPNTGSTVEELSGLLAAQNARQGYTVQDDGSINIPNVGRVRIAGLTIEDAEAALFQKLVENQFDPTFSLEIAEFNSRKVSIGGAVGTPGVVPVSLTPLYLGDALAAAGGVSVEDQDFASVRIYRDGTLYQIPLTTLYERGDLLRTRLVDGDAVFVDTEYELGQAQSYFEQQITLVSARQAARQAALNELQLEVNLRRGQLEEARQNYQTRIDLGADNRDYVYLTGEVGKQSRFPLPYDRKAKLADAMFAQADGLTVETGDVSQIYVLRASSDPREFGAVTAWHLDTRNAANYALTTKFELRPNDIVFVAQQPITRWNRAVAQIMPSLISVTNAATN, via the coding sequence TTGAAAAAAGTCATTTTACTGGTCGCGCTTACGGCCCTAGCAGGTTGCGGTTCGGTCTATCGGTCCTCCTCTGTGAGCCCCGGTGTCAGTGATGGAACCAATGTCCGCGTGGTCGCTCTTTCCGCAGAAACCGTGGTGCAAGCCAACCGGTCCAGTTATCAGCCAAAGACCTTACCGGCCGTCTTCTCGATGACCGCCGGGGGCGGCACTTTGGGCCGGGGGGCGGGGGCTTTGCCTCAGCCAACATTCGATCTTGAGACCCGTCCCGGAACCTTGGCCCTGCGCGTACCACCTGCTGCCAATCCGGGTGCCTATCAAATCGGCATCGGTGATGTCGTTTTGCTATCCACGCCGAACACCGGGTCAACGGTCGAGGAGCTCTCTGGCCTACTCGCGGCCCAAAACGCGCGGCAAGGCTATACAGTGCAGGATGACGGGTCCATCAACATCCCGAATGTCGGCCGTGTGCGGATTGCCGGACTTACCATTGAAGACGCCGAAGCGGCGCTGTTTCAAAAGCTCGTAGAGAACCAATTCGACCCGACATTCAGCCTCGAAATTGCTGAATTCAATTCCCGTAAAGTTTCCATCGGCGGTGCGGTGGGCACTCCGGGCGTTGTACCGGTTTCGCTGACCCCGCTTTACCTTGGGGATGCCTTGGCTGCGGCCGGGGGCGTTTCGGTTGAAGACCAAGATTTCGCATCCGTTCGGATCTACCGCGATGGCACGCTCTACCAAATTCCGCTGACGACGCTTTATGAACGCGGGGACCTGCTTCGCACACGGCTCGTCGATGGGGACGCGGTTTTTGTCGATACTGAATACGAGTTAGGGCAGGCGCAAAGCTATTTTGAACAGCAAATCACCTTGGTGTCCGCCCGCCAAGCGGCACGACAGGCGGCGCTGAATGAACTACAGCTCGAAGTGAATTTGCGCCGGGGCCAGCTTGAGGAGGCCCGCCAGAATTATCAAACCCGCATCGACCTTGGTGCGGATAATCGGGATTATGTGTACTTGACTGGGGAGGTTGGCAAGCAATCGCGCTTCCCGCTGCCCTATGACCGCAAAGCAAAACTGGCAGATGCCATGTTTGCGCAAGCCGATGGTCTTACGGTTGAGACTGGTGACGTTTCACAAATTTACGTGCTGCGGGCGTCCTCCGATCCGCGTGAGTTTGGAGCCGTGACCGCTTGGCACCTCGATACACGAAATGCAGCGAATTATGCGCTCACCACTAAGTTCGAACTCCGTCCGAATGATATCGTTTTCGTGGCCCAGCAGCCAATCACGCGATGGAACCGCGCTGTAGCACAGATCATGCCCTCCCTGATCAGCGTAACAAACGCAGCCACAAATTAA
- a CDS encoding ABC transporter substrate-binding protein has protein sequence MAATALVSTVPVWAEVTLGAVIPLSGSNATPGEDQRRAIEIAVKTVNDAGGVLGEPLEVIIEDSAGKPQTAIDAAKKLVSVNDVALVIGSYSSGITLPMGDYLGQEGVPHLNPAATSGLVRGIGDTSFSMVGLDNVSTEFAATEVTANGWENVAVLAVNNAFGQGVAQEIEKHLTSMGGKVTTTVMFNGGQPSYRRELQQLEATNPDAYVFTAYGTDAALIMQESFELGLQEDAPWYSILITMMNTDTPEDFKKGLTGMDVGYLGDGGEGYKHAYESAHGESFLSAYGGYAHDAVLFAAEAINRAGSTDREAVLTAIRELGDEGFNGATGEIKFDAEGQRVRRPYLKLKVEGNDLVTMD, from the coding sequence ATGGCCGCGACAGCGCTGGTCAGCACTGTGCCCGTCTGGGCCGAGGTTACCTTGGGCGCTGTTATCCCGCTTTCGGGATCGAACGCAACACCGGGCGAAGACCAGCGCCGTGCCATCGAAATCGCGGTCAAAACAGTCAACGACGCTGGCGGGGTTTTGGGAGAGCCGCTGGAAGTGATCATCGAAGACAGCGCCGGCAAACCGCAAACCGCGATCGACGCCGCCAAGAAGCTGGTCTCGGTCAATGACGTGGCCCTTGTTATCGGTTCTTATTCGTCGGGCATTACCCTGCCGATGGGTGACTATCTGGGACAAGAAGGCGTGCCGCACCTCAATCCGGCCGCGACGTCTGGTTTGGTGCGCGGGATCGGTGACACCTCCTTCTCGATGGTGGGTCTCGACAACGTCTCGACCGAGTTCGCGGCCACCGAAGTCACCGCCAATGGCTGGGAGAATGTGGCTGTTCTGGCGGTCAATAACGCCTTTGGCCAAGGGGTGGCTCAGGAAATCGAAAAGCACCTGACCAGCATGGGTGGCAAGGTTACTACCACTGTGATGTTCAACGGCGGCCAGCCGTCTTATCGTCGCGAATTGCAGCAATTGGAAGCGACCAACCCGGACGCCTATGTCTTTACCGCCTATGGCACCGATGCCGCGCTCATCATGCAAGAAAGCTTTGAGCTTGGCCTGCAAGAAGATGCGCCGTGGTACTCGATCCTGATCACCATGATGAACACCGACACCCCCGAAGACTTCAAAAAGGGTCTGACCGGCATGGATGTGGGCTATCTCGGTGACGGCGGCGAGGGCTACAAGCACGCCTATGAAAGCGCACATGGCGAGAGCTTCCTCTCGGCCTATGGCGGCTATGCACATGACGCGGTGCTGTTCGCGGCAGAGGCGATCAACCGCGCCGGGTCGACCGACCGCGAGGCCGTTCTCACCGCGATCCGTGAATTGGGCGACGAAGGTTTCAACGGAGCCACCGGCGAGATCAAGTTCGATGCCGAGGGCCAGCGCGTAAGGCGGCCGTACCTGAAGCTGAAAGTCGAAGGTAACGATCTGGTCACGATGGACTGA
- a CDS encoding Lrp/AsnC ligand binding domain-containing protein: MIKFDNVAKQILRIIQLDGRVTNAELAERVGIAPASMSDRLCKLQRDGVIKGFGARLNPQKLGLKILVFVEVRLDKTTPQVFEKFARAVRNSPEVIECHMVAGGLDYLIKSRFADMDAYRSFLGDVLLTWPGVEETRTYVAMEEIKNDGPLQVNV, from the coding sequence ATGATCAAGTTCGACAACGTCGCAAAGCAGATACTGCGCATCATCCAATTGGACGGTCGCGTGACCAATGCTGAACTGGCCGAACGGGTCGGCATTGCGCCAGCCTCCATGAGTGACCGCCTCTGCAAGTTGCAGCGTGACGGGGTCATCAAGGGGTTCGGTGCAAGGCTAAACCCGCAAAAGCTCGGTCTGAAAATCCTCGTCTTTGTGGAGGTGCGTCTCGATAAAACAACGCCGCAGGTATTCGAGAAATTTGCCCGCGCGGTACGCAATTCTCCCGAAGTAATAGAGTGCCATATGGTCGCCGGGGGGCTCGACTATCTCATCAAATCGCGGTTTGCCGACATGGATGCCTATCGAAGTTTTTTGGGCGATGTTCTGTTGACATGGCCGGGGGTCGAAGAGACGCGCACCTACGTCGCAATGGAAGAGATCAAGAACGATGGGCCGCTACAGGTGAATGTTTGA
- the proC gene encoding pyrroline-5-carboxylate reductase, which translates to MNSTKTILFVGCGNMGAATLTRALQALPDHHYIALDPQTERAKSLLPQDAKVTFAAAAEELDGIEPDLTIISVKPQQFGSLPAPVLVHIARGVAVSIMPGTSVAAISDILGTQRIARVMPNLAATVGQSMSVGFVRRDTLSDTDTGLISALFDCVGQFARIENEDDIDLATAVAGSGPGYLFAFAQYLVDAAVAQGMPPELAEKMVRQTLLGAAVLLSEDSRTSKQLKEAMRSPGGTTEAGLNHLEAPSAFPRTLQDAVKAAHARAREMAGES; encoded by the coding sequence ATGAACAGCACCAAGACAATCCTGTTTGTCGGCTGTGGCAATATGGGCGCGGCAACCCTTACCCGAGCGCTTCAGGCCCTGCCGGACCACCACTACATTGCGCTCGACCCTCAAACAGAGCGCGCCAAATCCCTGCTGCCGCAAGACGCAAAGGTCACCTTTGCGGCAGCGGCGGAAGAGCTCGACGGCATTGAGCCCGACCTCACGATCATCAGCGTGAAGCCACAACAATTCGGCAGCCTTCCCGCGCCGGTGTTGGTGCATATTGCGCGGGGCGTGGCCGTTTCGATCATGCCCGGCACATCCGTCGCTGCGATCTCAGATATACTGGGCACGCAGCGCATCGCGCGCGTGATGCCCAACCTCGCCGCCACAGTGGGCCAGTCGATGAGCGTAGGCTTTGTGCGCCGTGACACGCTCTCAGACACCGATACCGGTTTGATCAGCGCGCTGTTTGATTGCGTGGGGCAGTTCGCACGGATTGAAAACGAAGATGACATTGATCTGGCCACGGCCGTGGCTGGAAGTGGGCCGGGATATCTTTTTGCCTTTGCGCAATATCTGGTCGACGCCGCTGTGGCCCAAGGCATGCCCCCGGAACTGGCCGAAAAGATGGTGCGCCAAACCCTGCTCGGGGCGGCGGTGCTGCTTTCTGAAGACAGTCGAACGTCGAAACAGTTGAAAGAGGCCATGCGCAGCCCCGGCGGCACGACAGAGGCCGGGTTGAACCACCTCGAAGCGCCCTCAGCCTTTCCGCGGACCCTGCAAGATGCAGTGAAAGCTGCGCATGCGCGTGCCCGAGAGATGGCCGGAGAGAGTTGA
- a CDS encoding amidohydrolase, with the protein MERPKLASLPRDLPRHPEIGLEEVRSAELGAERLGGFEASGGMGAAEGELWTGCAARMRPNGQDGALAFAPNPTRFGCKN; encoded by the coding sequence ATGGAGCGCCCAAAACTCGCATCCCTGCCACGCGATCTGCCACGCCATCCAGAGATCGGTCTTGAAGAGGTGCGGAGTGCGGAACTCGGCGCTGAACGGCTCGGAGGGTTCGAAGCGTCGGGTGGCATGGGGGCGGCGGAGGGGGAGTTGTGGACAGGTTGCGCAGCGCGGATGCGTCCGAACGGGCAGGACGGTGCCTTGGCTTTCGCGCCGAACCCGACGCGCTTCGGATGCAAAAACTGA
- a CDS encoding MarR family winged helix-turn-helix transcriptional regulator produces the protein MTYRLDIIAQEAIAAADDIAVRETGCRIRDIRVLRLIDDAPGTTFAEISKIMGYDKSLTSRIIRNLISKGLIQRENSEEDARVFFLSTTTRGKEVRLTARRVSDNLDTVLTDPLSAEDLRQLDDILARLGRWVTSGDFQAALTERV, from the coding sequence TTGACCTACAGACTAGACATCATCGCGCAGGAAGCCATCGCAGCCGCGGACGATATTGCTGTGCGCGAAACCGGCTGCCGGATCAGAGATATTCGTGTTCTGCGCCTGATAGATGATGCGCCGGGAACAACTTTTGCCGAGATTTCCAAGATCATGGGGTACGACAAGAGCCTTACGTCGCGCATCATCCGCAATCTGATCAGCAAGGGCCTGATCCAGCGCGAGAATTCCGAAGAAGACGCCCGCGTCTTCTTTCTCTCCACCACCACCCGGGGCAAGGAAGTACGCCTCACCGCGCGGCGGGTTTCTGACAACCTTGATACGGTCCTGACAGACCCGCTTTCAGCCGAAGATCTGCGGCAGTTGGATGATATCCTAGCTCGGCTGGGGCGGTGGGTGACCTCTGGTGATTTCCAAGCGGCGTTGACTGAAAGAGTCTAG
- a CDS encoding YjbH domain-containing protein: MRASKLLCIVALVALGADGVARAQTLSTYGTPGLVDMPTAEVLSDGHVGLTASTFGNTTRNTATFQVLPRVYGTFRYAIIDDFDPGGPQDGTRYDRSFDLHYQITDETLRFPALAVGLRDFGGTGIHSGEYFVGTKSFGSKLKVTGGMGWGRLAQRGSFSNPLGVVADRFDTRPNVGAGGINTTGQLDFGAWFRGPAALFAGVEYQATDRLSFQLEYSSDAYEREQSVGAIDIKSPINVGLNYSYPSGSNLRAFVIGGSEVGLQYSLILNPAKRRAPGGLDAAPMPLVPRNQAVLANHDLRQPVQKAKADRTLKALLAQEGMELQGLTVNGRRAQVRLENNLWDIEAQAAGRAARVMAVTLPAEVEVFDITFQANGMAISTVTVARADLEDLKNDYDGAWRTLARAKIKDAEANSREGELPEAFPTFTYGLGPYLALSLFDPDSPLRYDVGAQFTADYRPSPGLTFSGRFRYPLVGNMDKVTRRSNSVIQRVRSDAVLYAIESDFEVNKLTAEYMFRPGQDLFGRVTGGYLENMYGGLSGELLWYPVASRLALGVEVNYAKQRDFDMLFGFQDYDVVTGHASAYYDLGNGFTTQVDVGRYLAKDWGATFGLDREFNNGFKIGGYFTLTDVSFDDFGEGSFDKGLRFSVPLSWLTGEPSRDTVSRVIQPVTRDGGARLNVENRLYNVVRDYRADKLSDGWGRFYR, translated from the coding sequence ATGCGTGCAAGCAAGTTATTATGTATTGTTGCTCTGGTCGCCTTGGGGGCAGATGGCGTCGCTCGGGCACAGACTTTGTCGACATATGGCACCCCCGGCCTTGTTGATATGCCAACGGCAGAGGTTCTGTCGGATGGTCATGTCGGGCTGACCGCGAGCACTTTTGGCAATACCACACGCAACACTGCGACTTTCCAGGTTTTGCCTAGGGTTTACGGCACTTTTCGCTATGCGATCATTGACGACTTTGATCCGGGCGGACCTCAAGACGGTACGCGCTATGACCGGAGCTTTGACCTTCATTACCAGATCACGGATGAAACGCTGCGCTTTCCTGCCCTTGCCGTCGGTTTAAGAGATTTCGGCGGCACCGGCATTCATTCAGGCGAATATTTCGTCGGGACCAAGAGCTTCGGCTCGAAACTGAAAGTAACCGGGGGCATGGGCTGGGGGCGCTTGGCGCAGCGTGGCTCTTTCTCGAACCCTCTGGGCGTGGTGGCCGACCGTTTTGATACGCGACCGAATGTCGGTGCCGGTGGTATTAACACGACAGGCCAACTTGATTTCGGCGCTTGGTTTCGCGGCCCTGCTGCCCTGTTCGCCGGGGTAGAATATCAGGCAACGGATCGTTTGTCTTTTCAGCTGGAGTATTCCTCGGACGCTTACGAGCGCGAACAAAGTGTCGGTGCGATCGACATCAAAAGCCCGATCAATGTGGGGCTTAACTACAGCTATCCAAGCGGCTCCAACCTGCGCGCTTTTGTGATCGGTGGCTCAGAAGTTGGTTTGCAATATAGCCTCATTCTAAACCCGGCAAAACGCCGCGCGCCGGGAGGGCTCGACGCGGCCCCGATGCCGCTGGTGCCGCGCAATCAAGCGGTGCTTGCAAATCACGATCTTCGACAGCCGGTGCAGAAGGCCAAAGCAGACCGTACGTTGAAGGCCTTGCTGGCGCAGGAGGGGATGGAGCTTCAGGGGCTGACCGTGAATGGCCGCCGCGCGCAGGTGCGGTTGGAAAACAACCTGTGGGATATCGAAGCACAGGCCGCGGGCCGCGCCGCGCGGGTGATGGCCGTGACGCTGCCCGCAGAGGTCGAGGTTTTTGACATCACCTTCCAAGCCAACGGGATGGCGATCAGCACTGTCACCGTGGCGCGCGCTGATTTGGAAGACCTCAAGAACGACTATGATGGGGCTTGGCGCACGCTTGCCCGCGCAAAGATCAAAGACGCCGAGGCGAACAGCCGTGAGGGCGAATTGCCCGAAGCTTTCCCGACGTTTACCTATGGGCTTGGCCCCTACTTGGCCCTGTCACTCTTTGATCCAGACAGCCCGCTGCGGTATGATGTGGGCGCCCAGTTCACCGCCGACTATCGGCCGAGCCCCGGTTTGACCTTTTCGGGTCGGTTCCGTTATCCGCTCGTCGGCAATATGGATAAGGTGACGCGTCGGTCCAATTCGGTGATTCAGCGGGTGCGTTCAGATGCGGTGCTTTATGCTATCGAATCCGATTTCGAAGTCAATAAGCTTACGGCAGAATACATGTTTCGCCCGGGCCAAGATCTCTTTGGTCGCGTCACGGGTGGGTATCTGGAAAATATGTACGGCGGGCTGTCGGGGGAGCTTTTGTGGTACCCTGTCGCCAGCCGGCTCGCGCTCGGGGTTGAAGTCAACTATGCCAAGCAGCGTGATTTTGACATGTTGTTCGGTTTTCAGGACTACGATGTCGTGACAGGCCATGCCTCGGCCTATTATGATTTGGGCAACGGATTCACCACGCAGGTGGATGTGGGCCGCTATCTGGCAAAGGACTGGGGGGCGACCTTCGGGCTGGACCGCGAGTTTAACAACGGCTTCAAGATCGGCGGGTATTTCACTCTGACCGATGTCAGCTTTGATGACTTCGGCGAAGGGTCTTTCGACAAGGGGCTCCGCTTTAGCGTGCCGCTCTCATGGCTCACGGGTGAGCCTTCGCGTGACACAGTGAGCCGCGTGATACAGCCGGTGACACGCGATGGCGGGGCGCGGTTGAATGTGGAAAATCGTCTTTACAATGTGGTGCGCGATTACCGTGCAGACAAACTGAGCGATGGCTGGGGGCGCTTTTACCGATGA
- a CDS encoding YjbF family lipoprotein: protein MRDTLLGPLVIPEKAEYAPRFAALARAEAPALQVGFVERQEGGTLLLERRDGAFDYWLTPEGAQIILQNGMLHGTRGFGEGLLASELSAPLAHIRGLKNGYSDRFHTYLDGNDRAVARTYRCLFTRGETSDIALRSGPVQTVQMRENCRSLDQEFTNIYWVTPGARRIVQSRQWAGPYIGALSTRVVE from the coding sequence ATGAGGGACACTTTGCTCGGCCCTCTCGTCATACCTGAGAAAGCCGAATACGCGCCTCGTTTCGCAGCATTGGCCCGAGCCGAAGCGCCTGCTTTGCAAGTTGGCTTCGTCGAGCGCCAAGAGGGTGGCACCCTCCTGCTGGAAAGGCGCGACGGGGCATTCGACTATTGGCTTACACCTGAGGGGGCGCAGATTATTTTGCAAAACGGGATGCTGCACGGCACACGTGGCTTTGGAGAAGGGCTGCTGGCGTCTGAGTTGAGTGCACCCTTGGCTCATATCCGTGGTTTGAAAAATGGCTATTCGGATCGGTTCCACACCTATCTCGACGGCAATGACCGCGCGGTTGCGCGCACCTACCGTTGTCTTTTTACCCGGGGCGAAACGAGCGATATTGCGCTACGCTCTGGGCCTGTTCAAACCGTGCAGATGCGCGAGAATTGCCGTAGCCTAGATCAAGAATTTACCAATATTTACTGGGTCACCCCCGGCGCGCGCCGTATTGTGCAATCGCGCCAATGGGCGGGTCCTTATATCGGGGCGCTTTCGACGCGGGTCGTTGAATAG
- a CDS encoding MBL fold metallo-hydrolase, with translation MFTFGKRHWLYALAMFLAVSACSHGFAAFWNDKAHRLPVAHSLTSTTQVRFFGVSSFLIRSGNSSLMIDGFLSRPPNALTRKVQPELSTVTSLLATAGVPVARSCENSEGNGKSIDAVVAMHGHYDHALDTPLIAALTGATFIANREVLSASSRMARLFPDLCAITDFIEITGSGPIRISLGDIKLTLFETPHSTNPASTLLERLPADDAWEFPTSIRDFKSGISLAAHIETPDGAILILPTAGNIGPRLRNLNLEANTIFLGVGGLGWQSSKKIKRYILNSVVASRATKVIPIHWDAHAPAIDPSAPSLPIPAYENLNRALQALAELSKDNPDISILSIPTLNPFDPFLDPTTAKPN, from the coding sequence ATGTTCACCTTCGGAAAACGCCATTGGCTTTACGCATTAGCCATGTTTCTTGCCGTAAGCGCATGCAGCCATGGGTTCGCGGCCTTCTGGAACGATAAGGCCCACCGGTTACCCGTCGCGCATTCACTGACATCCACAACACAGGTACGCTTCTTTGGAGTTTCAAGTTTCCTTATCCGCAGTGGAAACTCTTCGCTCATGATCGACGGGTTTCTATCCCGCCCACCAAACGCGCTGACTAGGAAGGTCCAGCCTGAACTCTCCACGGTCACATCGCTTTTAGCTACCGCAGGTGTGCCCGTGGCGCGGTCTTGTGAAAACAGCGAGGGCAATGGAAAGAGCATAGACGCAGTCGTCGCCATGCACGGGCATTATGATCATGCACTCGACACCCCCCTAATTGCTGCCTTGACGGGTGCGACCTTCATTGCCAATCGTGAAGTCTTGTCCGCATCCTCCCGCATGGCAAGGTTGTTTCCGGACCTTTGCGCCATCACTGATTTCATAGAGATCACTGGCAGTGGACCTATTCGCATTTCACTTGGAGACATTAAGCTAACACTGTTTGAAACTCCCCATTCCACCAATCCTGCTTCAACGTTGTTGGAACGCCTGCCGGCCGACGATGCATGGGAATTTCCTACGTCAATTCGAGACTTCAAATCAGGCATCAGCCTTGCCGCTCATATAGAAACCCCTGACGGAGCGATCTTAATCCTTCCGACCGCAGGTAACATCGGCCCGCGTCTGAGGAACCTGAATCTGGAAGCCAATACAATCTTCCTTGGTGTGGGCGGGTTGGGCTGGCAATCCAGTAAAAAGATCAAACGCTACATTCTGAACAGCGTAGTCGCCAGCCGCGCGACCAAAGTAATCCCAATCCATTGGGATGCTCATGCCCCCGCCATTGATCCTTCCGCCCCGAGCCTTCCCATCCCCGCTTACGAAAACCTGAACCGGGCTTTGCAAGCATTGGCAGAGCTCTCCAAAGACAATCCCGATATTTCCATCCTATCCATACCGACATTAAATCCTTTCGATCCGTTTCTCGACCCCACCACAGCAAAACCAAATTGA